From Vigna radiata var. radiata cultivar VC1973A unplaced genomic scaffold, Vradiata_ver6 scaffold_893, whole genome shotgun sequence, one genomic window encodes:
- the LOC106754759 gene encoding disease resistance protein TAO1-like: protein MKEAERWREALKEVADISGWDIRNKPQYVEIEEIVQNVRNILGPKICSLPKDELVGIERGLEKLANLVCFESVNNVRVVGISGMPGIGKSILTRALYERIYHQYEFHCFIDDVSKIYRDSSLLGLQKQLISQSLNEKNLAISNSIEGTCLMWSRLHNVRALVVLDNVDEFVQLKMFTGNRNTLLRECLAGGSIIIVVSRDEHILKRYGVDYIYQVQPLNRENAMQLFCRNAFKVNHILSAYEMLAWDILSLANGHPLAIEVIGSSLFNRDVSQWESALARLKEKNSNDIMDVFRVSFDQLDEDHKEIFLDIACVLCDYDEKYVKEVLNFRGFHADYSLQVLLEKSLISKMGTCIYMHSLLKDLGRYIVKEESPKEPLKRSRLWDYKDFCKAMLNNQTTEILEVIAVNSGGWIPGWKSETVRINGLSKIEKLKFLRLENVKCSGSLSHLSNELGYLTWNKYPFDCLPQSFEPEKLVKLKLRESSIQRLWSGTKGLPNLKHLDLSYSNKLVEMPDVAEAPNLEGILLEDCIQLRKLSPSIGLLSKLTILNLKGCKNLVGLPNSILGLNSLEYLSVYGCSKLFNNVLLDEASNTEHLKNLCSLKGPIQSHSTFPLRKEARRESVSCLLPSSPTLPCLRELDLRWCNLVKIPDVIGKLCCLEKLNLEGNNFITLPNLKDLYRLYYLNLQHCTLLKYLPDLPSQTNLPPKVYSHEEQYREAIFVYSRKNNIYVAGLKMVDGPEIEMLDWDRCTSMAISWMLQILQSWYNSDCLTSLPFLKSLGSSTHGYEIPKWFNNEFVSMDDSIIIDASPFVHDNNWVGVVCCAILSQTRYLGKYKLGNMCLFYYSRQQFCHEQRIFRDKLNTRDLSLTRDLVRIFDVQFPKFKVKKYGYRWVSVQDLHDPWLKFGSSIPSEDTKLLL from the exons GCCACAATAtgtagaaattgaagaaattgtTCAAAACGTAAGAAATATTTTGGGTCCCAAAATTTGTAGTCTTCCAAAGGATGAACTAGTTGGGATAGAGCGTGGACTTGAAAAATTAGCAAATCTTGTTTGTTTTGAATCCGTTAATAATGTTCGAGTTGTTGGAATCAGTGGGATGCCTGGCATAGGAAAGTCTATTCTTACTCGAGCTTTATACGAAAGAATCTATCATCAATATgaatttcattgttttattgATGATGTAAGCAAAATATATCGAGATTCAAGTTTATTAGGTTTACAAAAGCAATTAATTTCTCAGTCTCTAAATGAGAAAAATCTAGCAATTTCAAATTCTATTGAGGGAACATGTTTGATGTGGTCTAGGCTGCACAATGTTAGGGCACTTGTTGTTCTGGACAACGTTGATGAATTTGTACAACTAAAGATGTTTACAGGAAACAGAAACACTTTGTTGCGTGAATGCTTAGCTGGAGGGAGCATCATCATCGTAGTTTCTAGGGATGAACATATATTGAAGAGGTATGGAGTAGATTACATTTATCAAGTCCAGCCATTGAATCGCGAAAATGCTATGCAGCTGTTTTGCAGAAATGCTTTCAAAGTTAATCATATTTTGAGTGCTTATGAAATGTTGGCATGGGATATACTATCTCTTGCAAATGGCCATCCCTTGGCAATTGAAGTAATTGGGTCATCTTTGTTTAATCGAGATGTGTCTCAATGGGAAAGTGCATTGGCCAggctaaaagaaaaaaatagtaatgatATTATGGATGTTTTTCGTGTAAGTTTTGATCAGCTGGATGAAGATCacaaagaaatatttttggatattgCATGTGTCCTATGCGATTATGATGAGAAATATGTCAAGGAAGTTCTAAACTTTCGTGGATTTCATGCTGATTATAGTCTACAAGTTCTGCTTGAGAAATCACTAATATCAAAAATGGGTACGTGTATTTATATGCACAGCTTGTTAAAGGATTTGGGCAGGTATATTGTCAAAGAAGAATCACCTAAGGAACCCCTAAAGAGGAGTAGGTTGTGGGATTACAAAGATTTCTGCAAAGCTATGTTGAACAATCAG ACAACTGAAATTCTTGAAGTCATAGCTGTCAATTCAGGAGGTTGGATTCCAGGTTGGAAATCTGAAACTGTGAGGATAAATGGTCTAtcgaaaattgaaaaacttaaatttcttAGACTTGAGAACGTGAAGTGTTCAGGAAGTCTCAGTCATCTTTCCAATGAACTTGGATATCTTACTTGGAACAAGTATCCTTTTGATTGTTTGCCTCAAAGTTTTGAGCCAGAGAAACTAGTTAAGTTAAAATTGAGAGAGAGCAGTATTCAAAGACTATGGAGTGGCACAAAG GGGCTACCTAATTTGAAGCATTTGGATCTCTCTTACTCCAACAAATTAGTTGAGATGCCAGATGTTGCAGAGGCCCCAAATCTTGAAGGGATACTTCTTGAAGATTGCATACAGCTCCGAAAACTCAGTCCATCAATTGGTCTTCTGAGCAAGCTtactattttgaatttgaaaggcTGTAAAAACTTAGTAGGCTTACCCAATAGCATATTGGGCCTGAATTCTCTTGAATATCTGAGTGTCTATGGTTGTTCAAAACTGTTTAATAATGTGTTATTAGATGAAGCAAGTAACACAGAGCATTTGAAGAATCTTTGTTCACTTAAAGGTCCTATTCAGTCCCACTCAACATTCCCTTTAAGAAAAGAAGCACGAAGAGAGTCAGTTAGTTGTTTGTTACCCTCCTCTCCTACTCTCCCTTGTTTGCGTGAACTCGATCTAAGATGGTGTAACTTAGTTAAAATCCCTGATGTCATTGGAAAGTTATGTTGCttagaaaagttaaatttggagggaaacaattttattacattGCCTAACCTCAAGGACCTTTATAGACTATATTATTTAAACTTACAGCATTGCACGCTATTGAAATACTTGCCCGACCTCCCTTCACAGACCAACTTGCCCCCAAAGGTTTACTCTCATGAGGAGCAATATAGGGAAGCCATCTTTGTTTATTCAAGAAAGAACAATATATATGTGGCAGGATTAAAGATGGTCGATGGCCCAGAAATAGAAATGCTTGACTGGGATCGGTGCACTAGCATGGCTATTTCATGGATGCTACAAATTCTTCAG TCGTGGTACAACTCGGACTGTCTTACATCCCTTCCATTCCTCAAAAGTCTTGGAAGTTCTACCCATGGATATGAAATACCAAAGTGGTTCAACAATGAGTTTGTGAGCATGGACGATTCAATAATCATAGATGCCTCTCCTTTTGTGCATGACAATAATTGGGTTGGTGTTGTGTGCTGTGCAATACTTAGTCAAACTAGGTATTTGGGAAAGTACAAGTTAGGTAATATGTGCCTATTTTATTACTCTCGTCAACAGTTCTGCCATGAACAACGCATATTTCGGGACAAACTTAATACACGTGACTTGAGTTTGACACGTGACTTAGTACGCATATTTGACGTGCAATTTCCTAAgtttaaagtgaaaaaatatGGGTATCGGTGGGTAAGTGTGCAAGATCTACATGATCCATGGTTGAAATTTGGCAGCTCCATACCTTCAGAAGAcacaaaattgttattataa